Proteins co-encoded in one Bacillus infantis NRRL B-14911 genomic window:
- a CDS encoding YesL family protein, translating into MSRIGERFNNFCIILLKLVYIQMLWFLFTFLGLVVLGIGPASYAMFTVLRQWIRGNKDFSIFKAFYHAYRTGFKEASAIGLLYTAGGLILYVDLLYVESQVLRGLLIVIGVLYFISLTYIFPVLVHYDWKSVTLKLKCSLLFGISYLQYTLMLFAALAVIYFILLMFIPITVVLFGISLGAYTIMWMAIQVFKRIELQADANPVEGGGEANAPSLSKKLSH; encoded by the coding sequence ATGAGCAGGATTGGAGAACGCTTCAATAACTTTTGCATCATTCTACTCAAGCTGGTTTATATCCAGATGCTATGGTTTTTATTCACCTTTCTGGGATTAGTAGTATTGGGGATTGGACCTGCTTCTTACGCAATGTTTACCGTACTAAGGCAATGGATTAGAGGAAACAAGGATTTTTCCATTTTTAAGGCATTTTATCACGCATACAGGACAGGTTTTAAAGAAGCTTCAGCAATCGGCCTTCTTTACACAGCAGGAGGATTGATTCTTTACGTTGACTTGCTGTATGTAGAGTCGCAGGTATTAAGAGGTCTGCTGATTGTAATCGGTGTACTTTACTTCATTTCATTAACCTACATCTTTCCTGTTTTAGTTCACTATGATTGGAAGAGTGTCACGCTGAAGCTGAAGTGTTCCCTGCTGTTCGGCATATCATATCTGCAGTATACATTGATGTTATTTGCTGCTCTCGCTGTGATTTATTTTATTCTTTTAATGTTTATTCCAATAACGGTTGTTCTCTTCGGAATTAGTTTAGGGGCATACACCATCATGTGGATGGCAATTCAGGTATTTAAGAGAATAGAATTGCAGGCAGATGCTAATCCCGTTGAAGGAGGTGGTGAGGCTAACGCGCCTTCTCTAAGCAAGAAACTTAGCCATTAA